The following DNA comes from Hahella chejuensis KCTC 2396.
GGCTTATTCGCCGTCGCCTGCAACGGCGACGACGGGCTATTGCGACATTTCAGCGCTTAGAGGTTAATATAACCAAGCCGAACCGCCCTCAGGTTAATGTTTGCGCAGATGGATCATTGCAATAATCAGAGGTTGGCCCGCACCTGAGGCTATAATTTCCACAGGACTGGAGGATACCGATGCGCCGCGCCGCCGGAGCGTCCGCTATCCCCAATAAACCGACCCACGCCGTCCTGGACATCCGGCGCTGGTCCGAACAGCAGCAACTAAGACAAATAAGCTACTGCGCATTATGGATGTATCTCGCTGGAATCAAATACAAGAACTGTTCGAAGCAATCGCGGACCTATCCACAGAAGAACAACGGGCTTATCTGGATATTCATTGCCAGGACAACGAGCTGAAGAAAGAAGTCCTGCAACTGGTGCAGGCTGATGAACACGTCGACGACATCCTCCCCAAGCAGTATGACATCGCCTCCGCCGAGGCCACATTGGTGTTGCCGAAGATGCACCCCGGCGTCATGGTCGGCCCCTACAAGATCATTCGTAAGATCGGAGAAGGCGGCATGGGCTGGGTGTATAAGGCGGAAGATACGCGACTTGAACGCTATGTAGCCCTGAAATGCCTGGCGCCTGAAGTCGCGACTGACGAACGCGTCCGTTTTCGCCTGATGCAGGAAGCCAAAGCCATATCCCGTCTGGACCACCCTAATGTCTGCGTCATCCACGATGTCGGCGCCATGAGCGATGGCGGCATGTATATCGCCATGCAGTACTATAGCGGCGAGACCTTGGAAAATGCGCTGACCAAGGGCGCACTGGCGCCGGATCAGGTGGTGCGCATCGCCAAACAGATCGCCTACGGGCTGCAGGCGGCGCACCAGCGGGACATCATTCACCGGGATATCAAACCCGCCAATATCCTGCTTTCCGAAGACGGCATCGTCAAAATTCTGGACTTCGGCATCGCCAAGCTGTCTGGC
Coding sequences within:
- a CDS encoding serine/threonine protein kinase is translated as MDVSRWNQIQELFEAIADLSTEEQRAYLDIHCQDNELKKEVLQLVQADEHVDDILPKQYDIASAEATLVLPKMHPGVMVGPYKIIRKIGEGGMGWVYKAEDTRLERYVALKCLAPEVATDERVRFRLMQEAKAISRLDHPNVCVIHDVGAMSDGGMYIAMQYYSGETLENALTKGALAPDQVVRIAKQIAYGLQAAHQRDIIHRDIKPANILLSEDGIVKILDFGIAKLSGVDITLGGARMGTLRYMSPEQLQGRDMGLQTDVWSVATLIYEMLTGREMFDGEKSSTVLHAVMHEEPDYSLAVFQEYPLFKRLLTAMLHKKPEKRLDSMGKVLQWLTTIQPIAQAGAKNRARQDQRIENQEAVVKEELTDLYLLRLAAALTAHVGPAAPKLIQRYASTSDNRESLINSLVGHIKPQYRQIVSQQLKEIAL